In a genomic window of Methanogenium sp. S4BF:
- a CDS encoding DUF128 domain-containing protein, whose amino-acid sequence MEQLKFVNHRIDEYALQVTYDPATENGKVIFNLTLIKAEDRNYAVDIIHQSHKAGICVSDRMLVADEGEEIGEKTIPKGHCGIVTMCSITLDAILLRNGIPINPIGGGLLEIRDHTPRRFTSLIRYDATTIDPTQVLIDQGSTAIMGVIQSGRGSILANIRESHMEAEPLLFEILDQFQSVGFTGILDVSSPNRSMFGVPITTNYQGIVMIGGANPIGAFIESGKWADTTAMKGLIPVSQLVHIDEIE is encoded by the coding sequence ATGGAACAATTAAAATTTGTCAATCATCGCATCGATGAATATGCACTTCAGGTTACCTACGATCCGGCAACAGAAAACGGCAAAGTGATCTTTAATCTCACCCTTATCAAAGCGGAAGATCGCAATTATGCAGTTGATATCATTCACCAGTCACATAAAGCAGGAATCTGTGTAAGTGACAGGATGCTCGTTGCTGATGAGGGAGAGGAGATTGGAGAGAAGACCATACCAAAGGGCCATTGCGGCATCGTTACCATGTGCAGCATCACCCTTGATGCGATACTGCTGAGAAACGGCATCCCCATCAATCCCATTGGCGGCGGACTGCTGGAAATAAGAGATCACACACCCCGCAGATTTACGTCCCTGATACGATATGATGCGACAACGATTGATCCGACACAGGTGTTGATCGATCAGGGATCGACCGCCATCATGGGAGTAATCCAGTCGGGAAGAGGCAGCATACTTGCAAATATCCGGGAATCACATATGGAGGCAGAACCACTCCTCTTTGAGATTCTCGACCAGTTTCAGTCAGTTGGTTTTACCGGCATCCTGGATGTCAGCAGCCCAAACAGATCCATGTTTGGTGTCCCGATAACAACAAATTATCAAGGCATCGTCATGATTGGCGGAGCAAATCCCATCGGTGCATTTATTGAATCAGGAAAATGGGCCGATACAACCGCGATGAAGGGGCTGATCCCTGTATCACAGCTGGTCCATATTGATGAGATTGAGTAG
- a CDS encoding glutamine amidotransferase family protein produces the protein MCGIISVIDRKKNPMDGSAIKESLSIMNERGNGEGSGYAVYGAFPEFADYYAIHVFYDDLIGPKTAVEEELEKLGTVKHQEEIPTFEQPNLKKRHIPWRYFFKPNVMALGTSVSEEDILVYLMTKVNTTIPGALIYSTGKNIAVFKAAGWPEEVADFYRIQDYEGYIWLSHNRYPTNTAGWWGGAHPFNLLDWTVVHNGEITSYGTNKRYLESFGYVCTMHTDTEVVAYLTDLLQRQHNLPAELAFKALAPPFWDDIDRMPEKERTFNTALRMAYGPAMMNGPFAIVVANSEGIAGITDRIKLRPLVAAEAGDRLYLSSEEAAIRVAEPALDRVWMPRAGEPVIGRIE, from the coding sequence ATGTGCGGAATAATAAGCGTCATCGATCGTAAAAAAAATCCCATGGATGGTTCGGCAATCAAAGAATCACTTTCCATAATGAATGAAAGGGGCAATGGCGAAGGATCAGGCTATGCAGTCTACGGAGCTTTTCCCGAATTTGCAGATTATTATGCCATCCATGTATTTTATGACGATCTCATCGGGCCAAAAACTGCCGTCGAAGAGGAACTGGAAAAACTGGGCACAGTAAAACATCAGGAAGAGATCCCAACGTTTGAACAACCCAACCTGAAGAAACGTCATATCCCATGGAGATATTTTTTTAAACCAAATGTGATGGCCCTTGGCACATCAGTCTCCGAAGAAGACATTCTGGTATACCTCATGACAAAGGTAAATACCACCATCCCCGGGGCACTCATTTACTCAACCGGTAAAAACATTGCCGTATTCAAAGCAGCCGGCTGGCCGGAAGAAGTGGCCGATTTCTATCGCATCCAGGATTATGAAGGATACATCTGGCTCTCCCACAACAGATATCCAACAAACACTGCCGGATGGTGGGGAGGTGCGCATCCATTTAATCTGCTCGACTGGACGGTTGTTCACAATGGTGAAATCACCTCATACGGGACAAACAAACGCTATCTGGAGAGTTTTGGCTACGTATGCACGATGCATACCGACACAGAAGTGGTTGCATATCTGACAGACCTCCTCCAGAGACAACACAATCTTCCGGCAGAACTGGCATTCAAAGCACTTGCACCACCGTTTTGGGATGACATTGACAGAATGCCTGAAAAAGAACGGACATTCAATACAGCCCTGAGGATGGCATATGGCCCTGCCATGATGAACGGGCCCTTTGCAATCGTCGTGGCAAATTCAGAAGGGATTGCAGGAATTACTGACAGAATCAAACTTCGCCCGCTCGTTGCGGCAGAGGCAGGAGACCGCCTGTATCTCTCAAGTGAAGAAGCAGCCATCCGCGTTGCGGAACCAGCCCTGGACCGGGTCTGGATGCCGCGCGCCGGAGAACCGGTGATCGGGAGGATAGAATAA
- a CDS encoding NrpR regulatory domain-containing protein has translation MTFERSERKSVEIMRILSEQHDPLGAKRLSELMAERGFAMSDRAVQYYLQYLDEKGFTRKVGNKGRILTTEGFSEAEDALVDDRMGYVISRLEQLSFNVSFNPETLTGDIAYNLTFVPYDEIRKVTRAYDEVIACGYNFFRGYSITDNDPRLPPDTVGFISACSITMDGVLQNNGIGVDIVYGGRFRIADNKPVCFDDLIGYRGTTIDPLSLFINAGMTSLQSLVHTGSGVALANVREVTVQAKDRVDGIIDDMAECGFVRPIGIGTSPFNLRPNPYRLSIVFFSGMNLVANAVECGCNIATEIGAGIIPFSKIAENGR, from the coding sequence GTGACTTTTGAACGTTCTGAGAGAAAATCTGTTGAGATTATGCGTATTCTTTCAGAACAGCACGATCCTCTCGGAGCTAAACGGCTCAGCGAGCTTATGGCTGAACGGGGATTTGCGATGTCTGATCGGGCGGTGCAGTATTATCTTCAGTACCTCGATGAGAAGGGATTCACTCGTAAAGTCGGGAATAAAGGGCGGATTCTGACGACTGAGGGATTTTCCGAGGCTGAGGATGCCCTGGTTGACGATCGGATGGGATATGTGATCTCCCGCCTGGAACAGCTTTCATTCAATGTCTCATTTAATCCGGAAACGTTAACCGGAGATATTGCATACAACCTTACTTTTGTGCCGTATGATGAGATTAGAAAGGTCACGCGGGCATATGATGAGGTGATTGCCTGCGGTTATAATTTTTTCAGAGGCTATTCAATTACGGATAATGATCCGCGCCTTCCTCCGGATACGGTCGGGTTTATCTCTGCCTGCTCCATAACGATGGATGGCGTGCTTCAGAATAACGGGATTGGTGTCGATATTGTGTATGGGGGGAGATTCCGGATTGCTGACAATAAACCCGTTTGTTTTGATGACCTGATCGGTTACCGGGGAACAACCATTGATCCGCTTTCCCTTTTCATTAATGCAGGCATGACTTCTCTCCAGAGTCTTGTGCATACTGGGAGCGGGGTTGCCCTTGCAAATGTCAGGGAAGTGACTGTTCAGGCAAAGGACCGGGTTGATGGAATTATTGATGATATGGCAGAATGTGGGTTTGTCCGTCCCATTGGTATCGGGACGAGTCCGTTTAACCTGCGCCCAAATCCATACCGCCTTTCCATTGTCTTTTTCAGCGGCATGAATCTGGTGGCAAATGCTGTTGAGTGCGGATGCAATATTGCCACTGAAATCGGGGCCGGAATTATACCGTTTTCGAAGATAGCAGAGAATGGGAGATAA
- a CDS encoding Coenzyme F420 hydrogenase/dehydrogenase, beta subunit C-terminal domain — MSGKNYQNLKEEVWDTDICSGCGACVAVCPADAIIFAHDKNSKSPIQTGYCKEVTDNVPCGACYAVCPRTREQLKSRMEKTGLGKYTRIFAAHSGFDVEKRQSGGAVTAILANALEEGLIDAVITVTADPWTQKPQSVVITKKEALIATAGSRYAWWVPTLAALKSTVITQKIEKIAIVGVPCAASAARVMKTSDHDLLRPFGRAIRLIIGLFCTETFDYEMLIQDKIVHEMAIEPWQISKLDVRGKLILTCTDNTTREIPLHALDDCVRNGCHACGDLTAVDSDISAGSIGSPDGETTIIVRTTAGEGFVHHAEKTGRLVIAEHTCDLNAIGKLSQKKSERIHK; from the coding sequence ATGTCAGGGAAAAATTATCAGAATCTTAAAGAAGAAGTCTGGGACACGGATATCTGTTCGGGATGCGGTGCATGCGTTGCGGTGTGCCCTGCAGATGCCATTATATTTGCCCATGATAAAAACAGCAAATCACCCATCCAGACCGGCTACTGTAAGGAAGTAACAGACAATGTGCCATGTGGCGCATGTTACGCAGTCTGCCCAAGAACAAGAGAGCAGCTGAAATCCCGGATGGAAAAGACAGGTCTTGGCAAATATACACGAATTTTTGCTGCCCACTCCGGATTCGATGTCGAAAAAAGACAGAGCGGCGGTGCAGTAACAGCAATTCTTGCAAACGCCCTCGAAGAGGGGCTTATTGATGCAGTAATAACAGTAACTGCCGACCCATGGACGCAGAAACCACAATCAGTCGTTATTACAAAAAAAGAAGCATTAATCGCTACCGCAGGCAGCAGATATGCCTGGTGGGTTCCCACACTTGCAGCACTGAAATCCACGGTTATAACACAAAAAATCGAAAAGATTGCTATTGTCGGCGTCCCCTGTGCTGCATCAGCAGCCCGGGTCATGAAGACGTCAGATCATGATCTGCTCAGACCGTTCGGAAGAGCAATCCGGCTGATTATCGGGCTATTCTGCACAGAAACATTCGATTATGAAATGCTCATCCAGGATAAAATCGTTCATGAAATGGCAATTGAGCCATGGCAGATATCAAAGCTTGACGTGCGGGGAAAACTGATTCTTACCTGCACTGACAATACTACCAGAGAAATTCCTCTGCACGCCCTTGATGACTGTGTCCGAAACGGATGCCATGCATGTGGTGACCTCACAGCAGTTGATTCAGACATATCCGCAGGTTCCATCGGAAGCCCCGATGGTGAAACAACCATCATCGTCAGGACAACTGCCGGGGAGGGATTTGTACATCATGCAGAGAAAACCGGCAGACTGGTCATTGCAGAGCATACATGCGATCTGAATGCCATCGGAAAGCTCTCACAGAAAAAATCAGAACGGATCCACAAATAA
- a CDS encoding P-II family nitrogen regulator: protein MKKVEAIVRPEKVEDVKAALDEGGYFAMTITKVHGRGAQRGISLQYRGKKVNVDLIPKTKIEMVVEDDEVEEITKIIRRVAVTGEAGDGKIFVIPVDTSISVRDKE from the coding sequence ATGAAGAAGGTAGAAGCAATCGTACGACCTGAAAAGGTAGAGGATGTGAAGGCTGCCCTTGATGAAGGGGGATATTTCGCAATGACCATAACAAAGGTTCATGGCAGAGGGGCACAACGCGGGATTTCTCTCCAGTATCGCGGAAAGAAAGTCAATGTTGACCTGATACCGAAGACAAAAATCGAGATGGTCGTTGAAGATGATGAAGTCGAAGAGATAACGAAAATCATCCGGAGGGTGGCAGTAACGGGTGAGGCAGGCGATGGCAAGATATTTGTTATCCCTGTTGATACATCAATCAGTGTCAGGGATAAGGAGTAA
- a CDS encoding YgiQ family radical SAM protein yields the protein MFLPTTKKEMKNRKWDQCDVVIVTPDAYIDHPSFAMAVLGRMLESRGYRVGIISQPKWKDPQSFLELGIPKIAFAVSGGAMDSMVMNYTASKIPRNDDAYCEKGEPYFSQKGDAKKYRIRPDRTINVYTSQIRSVCRDVPIIIGGIEASMRRIAHYDWWSDSVRRSILFDSKADILIYGMGEYPLVDCIRALSEGQNPDTMEIFGTAVIRKSTEGIPDAVALPSFADVKEKKEAFQEAFTLFYENRDIKTLVQPHDTRSLVQFPRRLLTPEELDAVYALPFKREPHPRYRDIPAFRMIEHSVTSHRGCYGRCSFCSITAHQGPEIVSRSKKSIMQEIEQIASKTGFTGTITDIGGPSANMYASSCKIGGCRDHDCLKEESACKNLISGTKDYLEVLKNAGDVRGVKHVFISSGLRFDPALMDDELIRACIRHHTPGRIKIAPESGSEKVLRLMGKPASKKFMEFLKRAKNISLKEDMPLKVTPYIIAGHPGEEITETEETIRFLNKTKLYGNQVQIFTPTPLTRSTAMYYLGYDPVTGEITHTEKNTKILEERKFKIINGDINAKKPDGHKHDAKKDPRNKTKMTHKKTGNLKKYRD from the coding sequence ATGTTCCTTCCAACAACCAAAAAAGAGATGAAGAACCGCAAATGGGACCAGTGCGATGTGGTAATTGTAACTCCGGATGCCTACATTGACCACCCCTCGTTTGCAATGGCAGTCCTCGGGAGAATGCTTGAATCCAGGGGATACCGGGTGGGCATTATATCCCAGCCAAAATGGAAAGATCCCCAGTCCTTCCTTGAATTAGGGATACCAAAGATCGCTTTTGCCGTCTCCGGCGGAGCGATGGATTCAATGGTGATGAATTACACCGCATCAAAAATCCCCCGCAACGATGATGCGTACTGCGAGAAGGGGGAACCCTATTTCTCGCAGAAAGGAGATGCAAAAAAATACCGGATTCGACCCGACAGAACGATAAATGTCTATACAAGCCAGATTCGAAGTGTGTGTCGTGACGTGCCAATCATTATCGGCGGCATTGAAGCATCGATGCGAAGAATTGCACACTACGACTGGTGGTCGGATTCTGTGAGGAGAAGCATACTCTTCGATTCCAAAGCTGACATTCTTATCTACGGAATGGGCGAATACCCCCTTGTTGACTGTATCCGGGCGTTATCCGAGGGGCAAAATCCGGATACTATGGAGATTTTCGGGACAGCAGTCATAAGAAAATCAACTGAAGGTATCCCCGATGCAGTTGCACTCCCCTCATTTGCAGATGTGAAGGAGAAGAAAGAAGCATTTCAGGAGGCATTTACACTTTTTTACGAGAATAGAGACATAAAAACACTTGTTCAGCCTCATGATACCCGCAGCCTTGTTCAGTTCCCACGCCGCCTGCTGACGCCGGAAGAGCTTGATGCAGTCTATGCCCTTCCGTTTAAGCGGGAGCCACATCCACGCTACAGAGACATACCGGCATTCCGGATGATAGAACATTCAGTTACTTCACACAGGGGATGCTATGGGCGGTGTTCATTCTGCTCAATTACAGCACACCAGGGACCGGAAATTGTGTCCCGCAGCAAAAAATCAATTATGCAGGAGATAGAGCAAATAGCATCCAAAACCGGATTTACCGGGACGATTACCGATATCGGAGGGCCGTCAGCAAATATGTATGCATCATCCTGCAAAATAGGGGGATGCCGCGACCATGACTGCCTGAAAGAAGAGTCTGCATGCAAAAATCTCATTTCAGGAACCAAAGATTATCTTGAGGTACTAAAAAATGCAGGAGATGTCAGGGGAGTTAAACATGTGTTTATCAGTTCGGGACTTCGGTTTGACCCGGCACTTATGGACGATGAACTCATCCGTGCATGCATCAGGCACCACACCCCCGGTAGAATAAAGATTGCACCTGAATCAGGCAGTGAGAAGGTGCTCCGTCTTATGGGCAAACCTGCATCAAAAAAATTTATGGAGTTTCTGAAACGGGCCAAAAATATCTCCTTAAAAGAAGATATGCCACTCAAAGTAACACCATACATCATTGCAGGACATCCCGGAGAAGAAATCACTGAAACGGAAGAGACCATCCGGTTTCTGAATAAAACCAAATTATACGGAAATCAGGTGCAGATATTTACCCCGACTCCCCTCACCCGCTCGACGGCGATGTACTATTTAGGGTATGATCCGGTTACCGGGGAAATCACACACACGGAAAAAAATACCAAAATCCTGGAAGAGCGAAAGTTCAAAATCATCAACGGTGACATCAATGCAAAGAAACCTGATGGCCACAAACATGATGCAAAAAAAGATCCCCGAAATAAAACCAAGATGACCCACAAAAAAACGGGAAACCTCAAGAAGTACCGCGATTGA
- a CDS encoding glutamate synthase-related protein has translation MPIGSVPPKYKVTIDNDLCMLCERCIENCPYGTFRREGNKIMTFSRACTGCHRCVAMCPRDAIDIEEKPVDYRTHPVWTREAREAIYNQAQSGKIILTGMGNTLNVPPIFDRLLLDACQVTNPSIDPLREPMELRTYIGKKPRQISVKKTAEGDIDLATQLAPNLKCETPIMIGHMSYGAISLNAQRSMARGAAEEGTFMGTGEGGLHKSLYPYQDNMIVQIASGRFGVDIDYLERGAAIEIKIGQGAKPGIGGHLPGEKVDEKVSKTRMIPLYSDAISPAPHHDIYSIEDLSQLVRSLKEATEWKKPVFVKIAAVHNVAAIAAGIARSSADAVVIDGFRGGTGSAPRVFRDHVGIPIEAAIAAVDQKLNKQGIRNEVSIIASGGIRDSADVTKAIALGADSVYIGTAALVSLGCRVCGSCYRNMCPWGIATQREDLTARIDPDIMYKNVSNLIHGWTLEIAELMGAAGINSIESLRGNRDRLRGYMLDENILSVLDVKTVGAGAE, from the coding sequence ATGCCGATTGGAAGCGTTCCGCCAAAATATAAAGTGACTATCGACAACGACCTCTGCATGCTCTGTGAACGGTGCATTGAAAACTGTCCCTATGGAACATTCCGCCGTGAAGGCAACAAAATCATGACCTTTTCACGTGCATGTACCGGGTGCCACCGCTGTGTGGCAATGTGCCCCCGTGATGCCATCGATATCGAAGAAAAACCGGTTGATTACCGCACACACCCGGTATGGACGAGAGAAGCACGCGAGGCAATCTACAATCAGGCACAGTCAGGAAAGATCATCCTGACCGGAATGGGAAATACCCTCAATGTTCCACCAATCTTTGACCGGCTCCTGCTCGATGCCTGCCAGGTAACCAATCCATCCATTGACCCCCTCCGGGAGCCGATGGAGCTCAGGACCTACATCGGGAAAAAGCCCCGACAGATTTCAGTTAAGAAAACAGCTGAAGGCGACATTGACCTTGCCACTCAACTCGCGCCCAACCTGAAATGTGAAACTCCCATCATGATAGGGCACATGAGTTATGGTGCCATATCACTCAACGCCCAGCGTTCAATGGCACGCGGGGCAGCAGAAGAAGGGACATTTATGGGGACAGGGGAGGGCGGACTGCACAAATCCCTCTACCCATACCAAGACAATATGATTGTCCAGATAGCATCCGGCCGTTTTGGTGTGGACATCGATTACCTCGAACGTGGTGCGGCAATCGAAATTAAAATCGGACAGGGGGCAAAACCGGGAATCGGCGGCCACCTGCCGGGAGAAAAGGTCGATGAAAAGGTGTCGAAAACACGTATGATTCCCCTCTACAGTGACGCAATCAGCCCGGCTCCACACCACGACATCTATTCCATCGAAGATCTTTCCCAGCTTGTCCGTAGCCTGAAGGAGGCAACCGAATGGAAAAAACCCGTCTTCGTTAAGATTGCGGCAGTCCATAATGTCGCAGCAATTGCGGCCGGCATTGCACGTTCATCTGCTGACGCCGTTGTTATTGACGGATTCCGTGGAGGCACCGGTTCAGCACCCCGCGTATTCCGCGACCATGTCGGAATACCCATTGAAGCAGCCATTGCCGCAGTGGATCAGAAACTCAACAAGCAGGGGATTCGCAATGAAGTGTCAATCATTGCATCAGGAGGCATCCGTGACAGCGCGGATGTGACAAAAGCGATTGCACTCGGTGCGGATTCAGTCTACATCGGCACCGCTGCACTGGTGTCACTCGGATGCAGGGTGTGCGGAAGCTGTTACCGCAATATGTGTCCATGGGGAATTGCAACACAGCGTGAGGATCTCACCGCACGGATTGATCCTGACATCATGTATAAAAATGTGTCAAACCTGATACACGGATGGACCCTTGAAATCGCAGAGCTGATGGGTGCTGCAGGCATTAATTCCATAGAAAGCCTGCGTGGAAACCGTGACCGCCTCAGGGGATACATGCTTGATGAAAACATCCTCTCTGTCCTTGATGTGAAGACAGTCGGAGCTGGTGCTGAATGA
- a CDS encoding Glu/Leu/Phe/Val dehydrogenase yields the protein MQQTTPFEMAQEQLYACAEILNLEDDVVRILEEPMQQVQVSVPLKMDNGTTRVFPGFRILYNNVLGPAKGGIRFHPEETVDTIKALSAWMTWKCALLNLPLGGGKGGIICNPKELSEHELERLSRAYIDRIWKFIGPEVDILAPDVYTTPEIMAWMMDEYSKISGKNQFGVVTGKPVLVGGSAGRSVATAMGGMYTIREASKELDIDLSKTTIAVQGFGNAGAPAARLSQELFGAEIVAVSDSKGGIYNPDGLNVEQVIEHKAKTKSVINAPNTKTITNSEILELDVDIIIAAALNNVITKENAGNIQAKVLAELANGPTTPEADEILLKNGVHVIPDILCNAGGVTASYFEMVQNRYMFYWTAEEVYQRLDKKMTTAYHEVLYTSKKYGVNMRMGAYVVAVSRVVDAMKLRGWV from the coding sequence ATGCAACAAACCACCCCTTTTGAAATGGCACAGGAGCAACTGTATGCATGTGCCGAAATTCTTAATCTGGAAGATGATGTTGTAAGAATCCTTGAAGAACCGATGCAGCAGGTTCAGGTCTCTGTTCCGCTTAAAATGGACAACGGAACTACCCGGGTTTTCCCCGGGTTCAGGATACTGTACAACAATGTACTCGGTCCTGCAAAAGGGGGCATCCGTTTCCACCCCGAAGAAACAGTCGATACCATAAAGGCACTTTCCGCATGGATGACATGGAAATGTGCACTTCTGAATCTCCCCCTTGGAGGTGGTAAGGGCGGCATCATCTGTAATCCAAAAGAACTCTCAGAACACGAACTGGAACGCCTGAGCCGCGCATATATCGACCGTATCTGGAAATTCATCGGCCCTGAAGTTGATATTCTCGCTCCGGATGTGTATACAACTCCGGAGATCATGGCCTGGATGATGGATGAATACTCAAAGATATCCGGGAAAAACCAGTTTGGCGTGGTAACAGGGAAGCCCGTTTTAGTCGGTGGTTCAGCCGGACGGAGTGTTGCAACGGCCATGGGCGGCATGTATACCATTCGTGAGGCATCTAAGGAACTGGATATTGATCTCTCAAAAACCACCATTGCGGTTCAGGGATTTGGAAATGCAGGTGCCCCTGCTGCACGACTGTCACAGGAGTTATTTGGTGCAGAGATTGTGGCTGTCAGTGACTCAAAAGGCGGCATCTACAACCCTGATGGCCTGAATGTTGAACAGGTTATAGAACACAAGGCAAAGACCAAATCCGTTATAAACGCTCCAAATACCAAAACAATAACAAACAGCGAAATTCTTGAACTTGATGTTGACATCATTATTGCAGCGGCCCTCAATAATGTAATCACAAAAGAGAACGCAGGTAATATACAAGCAAAGGTACTCGCAGAACTTGCAAATGGCCCGACCACGCCGGAAGCTGATGAAATTCTCTTAAAAAATGGAGTTCACGTAATTCCCGACATCCTCTGCAATGCAGGAGGAGTAACAGCATCATACTTTGAAATGGTCCAGAATAGGTACATGTTCTACTGGACTGCGGAGGAGGTGTATCAGCGTCTTGACAAAAAAATGACCACAGCATACCATGAAGTGCTGTATACATCAAAAAAATACGGGGTAAATATGCGTATGGGAGCGTATGTTGTCGCCGTATCCCGTGTTGTTGACGCGATGAAACTGCGTGGCTGGGTATAA
- a CDS encoding ammonium transporter → MAINSGDTAFIIICTALVMLMTPAVGLFYGGMVRRKNIISMIGLAFVAFAVVSIQWVVFGYSLAFGPDIGGFIGGLDHFMLAGVGLDGDGIPDILFMVFQLVFAALTLAIITSGVAERVKLSSFIVFGLLWTTLVYDPLAHWAWGGGWASQLGALDFAGGTVVHISSGFGALALCLVLGVRKGFGKYGMEPYNVPITLLGAALLWFGWFGFNAGSELAADGIAANAFVVTNTAAAAGALAWMAASWIRGKPATLGIVSGALAGLVAITPAAGFVDVPASIAIGALAGLICYSALLWRQKKGIDESLDAWAVHGVGGLFGALATGIFATAVIGGVDGLIYGNVNQFLIQLLDAVVAMVYAFVVTYILAKVVDKVMGLRVDEKEEYVGLDISQHGEAVDP, encoded by the coding sequence ATGGCAATTAACAGTGGTGATACCGCCTTTATTATAATCTGCACGGCACTGGTCATGCTTATGACCCCGGCTGTGGGGTTGTTCTATGGCGGAATGGTCAGAAGGAAGAACATTATCTCAATGATTGGGCTTGCCTTTGTGGCATTTGCAGTCGTGAGTATTCAGTGGGTGGTATTTGGGTACAGCCTTGCATTCGGGCCTGATATTGGTGGGTTCATTGGTGGTCTTGACCATTTCATGCTCGCTGGTGTCGGTCTCGATGGGGATGGCATTCCTGACATACTGTTCATGGTCTTCCAGCTGGTATTTGCTGCACTGACTCTGGCAATTATCACATCTGGTGTTGCTGAACGTGTGAAACTCAGTTCGTTCATCGTGTTTGGTCTGTTGTGGACAACGCTTGTCTATGATCCCCTTGCACACTGGGCATGGGGTGGAGGATGGGCTTCACAACTCGGTGCACTTGATTTCGCAGGTGGAACTGTAGTTCACATAAGTTCGGGTTTCGGGGCTCTTGCTCTGTGCCTGGTCCTTGGTGTCCGTAAGGGCTTCGGGAAGTACGGGATGGAGCCATACAATGTTCCGATCACCCTTCTGGGTGCAGCACTGCTGTGGTTCGGCTGGTTTGGATTTAACGCAGGCAGTGAACTTGCAGCAGACGGCATTGCAGCCAACGCATTTGTCGTGACAAACACTGCTGCAGCAGCTGGTGCACTTGCCTGGATGGCTGCATCATGGATACGTGGGAAGCCTGCAACACTCGGCATCGTATCCGGTGCGCTGGCGGGGCTTGTTGCAATTACGCCTGCAGCAGGGTTCGTTGACGTGCCTGCTTCAATCGCCATCGGTGCACTTGCCGGATTAATCTGTTACTCTGCACTCCTGTGGAGACAGAAAAAGGGCATTGATGAATCGCTGGATGCATGGGCGGTCCATGGGGTCGGCGGCCTGTTTGGTGCCCTTGCAACGGGTATCTTTGCAACAGCAGTAATCGGCGGTGTTGACGGTCTGATATATGGTAATGTGAACCAGTTCCTTATCCAGCTGCTGGATGCAGTGGTTGCAATGGTCTATGCCTTTGTTGTGACCTACATCCTTGCAAAGGTTGTTGACAAGGTGATGGGCCTTCGTGTTGATGAGAAGGAAGAATATGTCGGTCTGGATATTTCGCAGCATGGCGAAGCCGTGGACCCATAA